In Dehalogenimonas etheniformans, one genomic interval encodes:
- the uvrA gene encoding excinuclease ABC subunit UvrA: protein MPLDKIVVKGAREHNLKNIDVTIPRDKLVVITGASGSGKSSLAFDTIYAEGQRRYMESLSAYARQFLGRMEKPDVDYIEGLSPAISIDQKGASRNPRSTVGTTTEIYDYLRLLFARIGHPHCPNCGREIAMQAVEQIVDTVKALPADSRILVLAPLVKDRKGEHQAMFKELRKSGYARVRIDGAVLDLAEDIELDKKKKHKIEVVIDRLVIGQSDTQSRLADSIETALKLGEGVVVVSIVEGSEYLFSEKFACADCGVSLGEIEPRSFSFNSPHGACPDCTGLGIKMEFDPDLVIPNKKLSLAEGAIHPYQWQTWYFSQLEDIARRYNFSLNAPVERLTPEQMEVVLYGEGGDRIKYKNRFGRTREYTSGFEGVIPRLERLYKDSESEQVRAGIERYMMATPCPTCGGKRLKPEALSVLIDGKNIAEISALSVVDSLEWVERLADTKTPLSEREQLIAKQILKELKSRLGFLEDVGLDYLSVDRGSATLSGGESQRIRLATQIGSGLMGVLYICDEPTVGLHPADDSRLIDTLKRLRDLGNSIIVVEHDEAMMRAADWIVDLGPGAGEHGGHIIVSGPLDEVLECRHSVTGQYLSGRKFIPLPEHRRPGLGKEMVIRGARQNNLKNIDVHIPLGELVCIAGVSGSGKSTLVNEILFKKLAQVFNGSREKPGDHDGIDGLEYIDKVIAIDQSPIGRTPRSNPATYTGAFTPIRDLFATVPEARVRGYNSGRFSFNIKGGRCEACHGEGYIEIEMQFLPDVTVPCDVCHGQRYSREVLDIKFKDKNIAEVLDMTVDHALDFFEHFPAIKSKLKSMHDVGLGYIRLGQPAPTLSGGEAQRIKLASELARRAVGHTLYILDEPTTGLSFDDIAALLKVMQRLVTAGNSVVVIEHQLDIIKNADWVIDLGPGAGHRGGQIVAVGTPEDVAKIPGSATGEYLKKVLSA from the coding sequence ATGCCTCTCGATAAAATCGTTGTAAAAGGTGCCCGTGAGCACAACCTCAAAAATATTGACGTTACCATCCCCAGGGACAAGCTGGTTGTTATTACCGGGGCATCAGGGTCGGGTAAAAGTTCGCTTGCTTTCGATACAATCTACGCGGAAGGTCAGCGCCGCTACATGGAATCCCTTTCCGCCTACGCCCGGCAATTCCTCGGGCGCATGGAAAAGCCGGATGTCGACTACATCGAAGGCTTATCGCCGGCTATCTCAATCGACCAGAAGGGCGCGTCGAGGAATCCCCGTTCCACAGTTGGCACGACCACCGAGATCTACGATTACCTCCGGCTGCTTTTTGCCCGCATAGGTCATCCGCATTGTCCCAACTGCGGCCGCGAGATCGCGATGCAGGCGGTGGAGCAGATCGTGGACACGGTAAAGGCGCTTCCTGCGGATTCTCGCATCCTGGTTCTCGCGCCGCTGGTCAAGGACCGGAAGGGCGAACACCAGGCGATGTTCAAGGAACTACGAAAGTCCGGTTATGCCCGGGTACGCATCGACGGGGCAGTACTTGATCTCGCCGAGGATATAGAGCTCGACAAGAAGAAAAAGCACAAAATCGAAGTAGTCATCGACCGCCTGGTCATAGGCCAGTCTGATACACAGAGCCGGTTGGCTGATTCGATCGAAACAGCTTTAAAACTCGGCGAAGGGGTCGTTGTCGTATCGATCGTCGAAGGCTCGGAATATCTTTTTTCCGAGAAATTTGCCTGCGCAGATTGCGGCGTCTCGTTGGGCGAGATCGAGCCCCGCAGTTTCAGCTTCAACTCACCCCATGGTGCTTGCCCGGATTGTACCGGCCTCGGCATTAAGATGGAATTCGATCCGGACTTGGTGATCCCAAATAAAAAACTATCCCTCGCTGAAGGCGCCATCCATCCTTACCAGTGGCAGACATGGTACTTCTCTCAACTCGAAGATATCGCCCGGCGATATAACTTCAGCCTGAACGCACCTGTGGAGCGATTGACGCCGGAACAGATGGAGGTCGTTCTTTACGGCGAAGGCGGCGACAGAATCAAATACAAAAACCGATTTGGCAGGACCAGGGAGTACACTTCCGGATTCGAGGGGGTCATACCCAGGTTGGAGCGGCTCTACAAAGACTCCGAATCCGAACAGGTGCGAGCCGGGATCGAACGCTACATGATGGCTACACCATGTCCCACCTGCGGCGGCAAACGGCTCAAACCCGAAGCATTATCTGTGTTGATCGACGGCAAAAACATCGCCGAAATCTCAGCTCTATCGGTCGTTGACAGCCTCGAATGGGTTGAGCGCCTGGCCGATACCAAAACCCCTCTTTCCGAGCGCGAACAACTTATCGCCAAGCAGATACTCAAGGAACTGAAATCGAGGTTAGGTTTCCTCGAAGACGTCGGCCTGGATTATTTATCCGTCGACCGTGGTTCGGCAACCCTTTCGGGAGGCGAATCGCAACGGATTCGATTGGCGACCCAGATCGGTTCGGGATTGATGGGCGTTCTTTATATATGTGATGAGCCTACGGTAGGTCTCCATCCTGCCGATGATTCCCGTTTGATCGATACTTTGAAAAGGCTGCGCGACCTTGGCAATTCAATAATCGTCGTTGAACACGACGAAGCCATGATGCGGGCTGCGGATTGGATCGTAGACCTTGGGCCGGGCGCAGGGGAACACGGTGGTCATATTATCGTATCGGGTCCCCTCGACGAGGTACTTGAATGTCGCCACTCGGTAACCGGTCAGTACCTGTCGGGACGAAAGTTTATACCATTACCGGAGCATCGAAGGCCGGGGTTGGGCAAGGAGATGGTTATTCGTGGTGCCCGGCAGAACAACCTTAAGAATATAGATGTTCATATTCCGCTCGGGGAGCTTGTATGTATCGCCGGCGTCTCGGGTTCAGGTAAAAGTACCCTGGTCAACGAGATATTGTTCAAGAAGCTTGCCCAGGTATTTAACGGGTCCCGTGAGAAACCGGGCGATCATGACGGCATCGACGGTTTGGAATACATTGACAAGGTGATCGCCATAGACCAATCTCCGATCGGTCGGACACCGAGGAGCAATCCAGCGACTTACACCGGCGCCTTCACACCCATCCGCGATTTATTCGCTACAGTACCAGAAGCTAGAGTGCGCGGGTACAACTCTGGGCGTTTTTCTTTTAACATCAAAGGTGGCCGGTGCGAAGCTTGCCATGGCGAAGGCTACATCGAGATCGAAATGCAGTTTTTGCCTGATGTCACCGTGCCCTGCGACGTTTGCCACGGGCAGCGCTATTCCCGCGAAGTGCTCGATATCAAATTCAAAGACAAAAATATCGCCGAAGTGCTGGACATGACTGTCGATCACGCCCTCGATTTCTTCGAGCATTTTCCGGCGATCAAATCCAAGTTGAAGAGCATGCATGATGTCGGCCTGGGTTACATCCGGTTGGGTCAACCCGCGCCGACTCTTTCCGGCGGCGAGGCGCAACGGATCAAGTTAGCGTCGGAACTGGCTCGTCGCGCGGTTGGGCATACCTTGTATATCCTCGATGAGCCCACAACCGGGCTTTCGTTTGATGACATTGCGGCGCTCTTGAAAGTGATGCAGCGCCTGGTGACAGCCGGAAACTCGGTGGTAGTCATCGAACACCAACTCGATATCATTAAGAATGCCGATTGGGTCATCGACCTTGGCCCCGGCGCCGGGCATCGAGGTGGCCAAATTGTGGCGGTGGGAACACCTGAAGATGTTGCGAAAATCCCGGGATCAGCGACCGGTGAATATCTTAAAAAGGTCTTATCGGCTTAA
- a CDS encoding ROK family protein: MVSLSNHERTDDLVLGIDVGGTKILSAVIDPEGNKVSEYLTATRASEGFEEVLKSIVESGFGALVKAGKGFSEVRATGLAVAGLIDAKDGIVRASPNLPGWRNVPLRDRVEAAFGNRVFLINDAHAAAAGEHYFGAGRGCRDFVYITVSTGIGGGLILNNELYEGANGFGGEVGHMVIDDKGPLCNCGNRGCWEMLASGKALEREALRLIESGSNTTIPLFCHPDPEQSEGEGSQSHPIKCITAKAIHAAALAGDPLAVELIQRTGYYLGVGLSNIINIFNPELIVIGGGLSNIGDMLFKPAIEEAHRRAFKQSFDLVKFTLAELGAYSGVIGAAAYARQQLGRPKE, encoded by the coding sequence GTGGTGAGCCTGTCGAACCATGAACGGACTGACGATCTCGTTCTTGGGATCGATGTCGGCGGTACCAAGATATTGTCGGCTGTCATTGACCCCGAAGGAAACAAAGTATCTGAGTATCTTACCGCCACCCGGGCATCCGAGGGTTTCGAGGAAGTCCTGAAATCTATCGTTGAATCCGGATTTGGTGCGCTGGTAAAAGCCGGAAAAGGATTTTCCGAAGTTCGCGCCACCGGTTTGGCGGTTGCCGGTTTGATCGATGCAAAAGATGGCATAGTCCGCGCTTCGCCCAATCTGCCCGGCTGGAGAAACGTACCCTTACGTGATCGAGTCGAAGCCGCTTTCGGTAATCGGGTATTTTTGATCAACGACGCTCATGCTGCCGCTGCAGGGGAGCATTATTTCGGAGCGGGGCGTGGTTGCCGCGATTTTGTTTACATAACAGTGAGCACCGGAATAGGCGGCGGACTCATCCTCAATAACGAACTCTATGAGGGTGCAAACGGCTTCGGCGGAGAAGTCGGTCACATGGTGATAGATGACAAAGGACCCTTATGCAATTGTGGCAACAGGGGCTGCTGGGAGATGTTGGCATCGGGCAAAGCTTTGGAAAGAGAGGCTCTCCGCCTAATCGAGTCCGGCTCTAATACGACCATTCCTTTATTTTGTCATCCTGACCCAGAGCAAAGCGAAGGGGAAGGATCTCAATCTCACCCAATCAAATGCATCACCGCCAAAGCCATCCATGCTGCCGCGCTAGCTGGCGACCCTCTTGCCGTCGAATTGATTCAACGGACCGGTTACTACCTGGGAGTGGGGTTGTCCAACATCATCAACATATTCAACCCTGAATTGATCGTGATTGGTGGCGGGCTTTCGAATATCGGCGATATGCTTTTTAAACCCGCCATCGAAGAAGCGCACAGACGGGCTTTCAAGCAATCGTTCGATCTGGTGAAATTTACTTTGGCGGAGTTGGGCGCTTACTCAGGAGTCATCGGCGCTGCCGCTTATGCCCGCCAGCAATTGGGCCGCCCTAAAGAGTAG